In the Chiloscyllium plagiosum isolate BGI_BamShark_2017 chromosome 15, ASM401019v2, whole genome shotgun sequence genome, one interval contains:
- the LOC122557198 gene encoding multidrug resistance-associated protein 5-like isoform X6 → MRWLAVRLDLISIILITVVSAMMVFMHGRIPPAYAGLAISHAVQLTGLFQFTVRLASESEARFTSVERIRHYIMNLESEAPSHIPETAPPPDWPQEGQIQFEEVEMCYRDTLPVVLKKVTFTIKPREKIGIVGRTGSGKSSLGVTLFRLVEICNGSITIDGVKIRDIGLDDLRKKLSIIPQEPVLFVGTVRTNLDPYNQYTDLQIWDALERVHMKESIMQLNEKLNFEITENGENFSVGEKQLLCVARALLQHSKILLLDEATAAIDTDTDMLIHKTIQEAFSDCTMLIVAHRLHTVLNCDRIMVLDQGEIAEFDSPSVLLSNDNSRFHAMLSAVENRIIASPSSS, encoded by the exons ATGCGATGGTTGGCTGTTCGCCTTGATCTTATAAGCATTATACTTATCACCGTTGTGTCAGCAATGATGGTTTTCATGCATGGAAGAATTCCGCCAGCTTATGCAGGCCTTGCCATCTCTCATGCAGTCCAG CTGACAGGACTGTTTCAATTTACGGTCCGCTTAGCATCAGAATCAGAAGCCAGATTCACGTCCGTAGAAAGGATCAGGCATTACATAATG AATTTGGAATCTGAAGCACCGTCACATATTCCAGAGACAGCACCTCCCCCTGATTGGCCTCAGGAAGGACAAATCCAGTTTGAGGAAGTGGAAATGTGTTACCGTGATACCTTACCAGTTGTGCTGAAGAAAGTTACATTTACTATTAAACCTCGGGAAAAAATTGGAATTGTTGGAAGAACAGGATCGG GGAAATCATCCCTAGGAGTGACTTTATTCAGACTGGTAGAAATTTGCAATGGATCTATTACAATAGATGGCGTGAAGATTAGGGATATTGGATTGGATGACCTGAGAAAGAAGCTATCCATTATTCCACAGGAGCCTGTGCTGTTTGTTGGGACAGTCAG gaCAAACCTTGATCCCTACAATCAGTACACTGATTTGCAAATTTGGGATGCATTAGAAAGAGTTCACATGAAAGAAAGT ATAATGCAACTGAATGAGAAACTCAACTTTGAGATCACAGAAAATGGAGAAAATTTTTCTGTGGGAGAGAAGCAGTTATTATGTGTAGCTCGAGCCCTGCTTCAGCACAGCAAG ATTTTATTACTAGATGAAGCCACAGCTGCCATTGATACAGATACTGACATGTTGATTCACAAGACCATTCAGGAGGCATTTTCTGATTGTACAATGCTGATTGTAGCTCATCGTCTTCACACGGTATTAAACTGTGACAGGATCATGGTGCTGGATCAAGGCGAG ATTGCTGAGTTTGACAGCCCCAGTGTCCTGCTCTCCAATGACAACTCAAGATTCCATGCAATGCTTAGCGCAGTGGAAAACAGGATAATAGCATCACCATCCAGCAGTtaa